From the Candidatus Cloacimonadota bacterium genome, the window TAGCTGCACTTTTTTCAGGCTGTGCAGGCGCTGTTGTTGCCGCAGGGTTTGCCAAAGCTCGCGGGGTTCTTCCAGAAGCTCGAATTCTTTGTCCAATATATCGTTAAGCGCCTCAAAACTGCCATAGGGCTCACCATCTTTACGGAATCCGCCCAGTCGGTCCTCGGCGCGGGTGATATCCGGGTTCCAAGCGTATCCATCCACCAAAACCAAGATGCCGCCGGAGTTCAGTCGTGTGTGGATTTCTTCCAAAAAGCGGCGGGGCTTGATGGCTTCCTCGATTGCGTTTACCGCCAGGATAAAATCGTAACCGGTGAATTTGGCAATGAGATTGGAGACGTCCGCCTGCCAAAATTCAACTTTGTCTGCAACGTCTTGCAAGGCAAAATCTTTCAGGTGTTTTTCCACGTGGCTCACGATTTCGCCTTCTTCCACACGGATGTAGCGGATGAAACCTTTTTCATGCATTTGGATGGCTTGGCGGATGAGGCGGGTGGTGAAATCAATCCCGGTAACATGGGCGAAAGTTCTTGCCAATTCGAAGCTTAGGCGTCCGGTTTTGCAGCCCAGATGCAGCGCTTTTTTACCTTGCAATTTTTTCAGAGTGGTCTGCAATGTTTCCATAACTTGCTGGCTGAAATGCTTGTCGCCCAGAGGGTTATCGCCCCAGTTGGCATCACACCAGGGAATGATTGTGGGGTCGGTTTCGTAAGGTTCGTCGTGCAGGGTAACAGGTTCCGGGCTCGAAATATAGCGGAAACCGGCGTGCTGATAGAAATGGCGTCGGAAAGCGTAACGTGAATCACGCAGAGCTTCGTTTCCGGTGGAAATCCAGGAGCCACCTTTAATCAAATTGTGGCGTCCGTCGAAAGTGGGCACGCTAAAATCGTCGTAGATGGGGTGGATTTTGAAGCCGGGAAAGGGATAAATAGGTGTTTCCGTCCATTGCCACACGTTTCCTATAAGGTCATAAAAATCTCCAAAACCAAAGTGGTCAACCGGGCAGGAAGAAGCCCAAAACTCCAGATTGATATTGCCCGGAGCGACGTCCCAAAGCGGTTGATCGGTGTTTATGTGGCTGTCGCGCAAGCGCATCCATTCTTCTTCCGAAGGCAGGCGGATGGGCAGGCTGGTTTGGGCTGCTTTCCAATTACAGAAAGCCTTGGCTTCCAGATAGTTGCATTCCACCGGCCAGTTCCAGGGCATTTCGATTTCCGTGGTCATGAGGCGAAGTTTGTAGTTCTGTCCTTCTTTACGCCAAAATCGGGGCATGAGTGCTTTCTGAAAAGAGAGCCAGGACCAGCCTTCCGGAGTCCAGAAGCGTTCCTGGGTGTAGCCACCGTCTTCGATGAATTCCAAAAATTCCGCGTTTGAAACCAGATACTTGGAAGCTTCGAACTGCTTGACATCAAAAGAGATGGAGCCATATTCGTTGTCCCAGCCGTACCAGGGGCTGTTGTCGTCTCTGCCCAGGCGGATTTTTCCGCCAGCCACAGGCAGCAGTTCATTTTGTGGAGCAGCGCCGGCTTTGGGGCAAACGTTCCAAAAATCCAAGGGGCGCACTTTTTCCAAAGGAAGCTGTCGGATGAGGACAGAAGAAGTTTCCAAGTGTATGCGCTGGTGTTCGATACCCATGATGACGCCCCACCAGGGACTGTTCCAGCCAATGCCATTTTCATCCAAAGGCAGCTCGCTGATGAGGCGGTCCACTCTCTCTCGCACCAGGTCTCGGTAGCGCTTCACATTCGGAATGGAAGGCCAATCGTAATTTGCTTCGTTGAGGTCATCCCAACTCATTTCGTCCACGCCAATGGCGAACATGGATTCATAGCTGGGGTTAATCCGTTCTTCTATCACTTTGCCAATGATGAGCTTATTGATATAAAATGCCGCCGTGTGTCCCAGATAAAATACCAGCGGATGGCGCAATGGATCGGCGCGCAGATAGAAGGTTTCGTCGTTTATGAGGCTGTCGTAAAGTTTTTCGTCGATACTGTAGGTTTGGTGAAAATAGTACCGCACCTGTTCACGCAGTTTTTCAGGCTCTGTCAGCTTTAGATTCAGGGTTTTTATTCCTTTCATGTCGTCCATGGGCTCTCCCATTTTTTCAGTGTGGTCAAAGCCTAAATTAAGCGGGAAAAATGTCAAGCGCGAATTCATCTGGAATCGCTAACCCTTGCGCGGGTGATTGTTACAGTTTTTAGCAATTCAAGAAAAATCAAATCTCCGAACAAAACTTTCAGGCTCCAATAGATAAGAACGAGTCTGTTGTAAAAGGCCCCGCAAAGCCCCAAATCTTTATCTACCTTATATTTACCTTTTAAAACATAAGGGAGACTAAAGGCGGCCACCAAGAAAGAGTCAATTTTGTCATATTGCACGCGGGTTTCATAAAAAAGAATCATCGCTGTGTTTGACAAAACCGGGCGAGCGGCTTATTCTGTTTATAAATATGAAAAATATTGAGGTAACATGAGCAGCGCACCGCGCGGAGAGCGCTTGATAATCACACTTTTGGGCAACCGCAACAGCGGTAAATCCAGCCTGATAAACGCACTTACAGGCCAGGAAATCGCCATCGTTTCAGATACACCGGGCACCACCACCGACCCGGTTGACAAACGCTATGAACTTCTGCCCCTGGGTCCTGTAACATTATATGACACAGCGGGTTTGGATGATGTGGGAGGTCTTGGTAAAAAGCGGGTGGAAGCCACCTACCGGGTGCTTTTCCGTACGGATATGGCAATTTTTGTGAACGACGGCCAGCCTTTCGGGGAGATGGAGCTGGAGATGCTTAATAAGCTGCGGGAGATGAAGATACCGCATTTGGTGGTGTTTAACAA encodes:
- the ovoA gene encoding 5-histidylcysteine sulfoxide synthase — translated: MKGIKTLNLKLTEPEKLREQVRYYFHQTYSIDEKLYDSLINDETFYLRADPLRHPLVFYLGHTAAFYINKLIIGKVIEERINPSYESMFAIGVDEMSWDDLNEANYDWPSIPNVKRYRDLVRERVDRLISELPLDENGIGWNSPWWGVIMGIEHQRIHLETSSVLIRQLPLEKVRPLDFWNVCPKAGAAPQNELLPVAGGKIRLGRDDNSPWYGWDNEYGSISFDVKQFEASKYLVSNAEFLEFIEDGGYTQERFWTPEGWSWLSFQKALMPRFWRKEGQNYKLRLMTTEIEMPWNWPVECNYLEAKAFCNWKAAQTSLPIRLPSEEEWMRLRDSHINTDQPLWDVAPGNINLEFWASSCPVDHFGFGDFYDLIGNVWQWTETPIYPFPGFKIHPIYDDFSVPTFDGRHNLIKGGSWISTGNEALRDSRYAFRRHFYQHAGFRYISSPEPVTLHDEPYETDPTIIPWCDANWGDNPLGDKHFSQQVMETLQTTLKKLQGKKALHLGCKTGRLSFELARTFAHVTGIDFTTRLIRQAIQMHEKGFIRYIRVEEGEIVSHVEKHLKDFALQDVADKVEFWQADVSNLIAKFTGYDFILAVNAIEEAIKPRRFLEEIHTRLNSGGILVLVDGYAWNPDITRAEDRLGGFRKDGEPYGSFEALNDILDKEFELLEEPRELWQTLRQQQRLHSLKKVQLTIWRKKA